The DNA sequence CTGGCTGCGGCCTTTCCCGCGGATGTCCGGCCGTTGTGGATCGAAGATTGTGCACATGTCTTGGAGGGAGCTTGGAATGGGGTGTCGGTCGGGGACTTTGGCGATGTCGCGTTTTATTCACTGCCGAAACTTTTTTCCGTGAGTTACGCGGGCGTGCTGCGTATCAATCGTGCGTGGCTCCATGCCCCGATCGCACGGGCGTGGGAGGAAGCGCCGACACTGAGCGGCTGGCGCGCGCGATGGGCGGACTGGTGTTATGTGCGTCTGTATGCTGCAACGCCGGCCTTACAACATTCGGCAGTCTCCACGGCATCGACCCTCTATCGGGTCCTCGAGGCGTTTCCACGAGGCACGGCGATTCGTGGCGCCATGCCAACCACGCCGGCGGCATTGGAGGCGTTCCTGAGGGCGCAGCGGAATCGTTTCCGCGTCTGTTTGGATCGGTTCGGCAGTCAGGGGGTGTTGCGCTCCGGCGACGATCTCGATCGGCTGACGCCGTTGGTCTATCCTTTTTTTTGTGAGGATTCGGCTCGGCGTGCCGCGCTGGTGGCGCAGTGCGCGGAGTATGGGCTCCGCGTTGACACGTACCATTTTGATGTGCGGCGCAATCTCCTTGCCCCCGACTTCCGCCCGTGTGTGCCGATCCCACTCCATGCCGGAATTCCAGAATCAGTGTTTCAGCGGGTCGTCCGTGCGCTGCCGGCACCGTGTCCGGTGTGATGGCTGGTTTCCTTGGTCGGATCGTTTGTCGCGTCGCCGCTACACGGACTGGCTGAGTATCTGGTCGATCTGGTGCAGCGCGCCTTGGGCGCGTACCACGATTTCACTGAACCAGCTGAGTGGGATGGCTAGTTTGGCTTCGCGGGTCTCCGGGCGGTCGTCGTCGCGGTCCAACAGTGCGACGCTGGTCTGTCCGAGTTCGAGATGCCGGGCCTGGACGAGCGGTGCGAGCACGGTGGCGTAATACGGATGCTGCATCAGCGCGGCGGTTTGTCGTTCGAGTTGGCGGAAGAAGCGTTGATAGGCCTCCGTCGTGTTGCCGCGCGAGAGCGTTGGGGGCCGCGCGACGAACCATGCGAAAAGGTCGCTCATGAGTTGCCAATTCGTGGCGCAACACGCGTGCAACCAATCGCGCGTGGCGTGCAGTGTCGCGATGGCCGTTTGTCGACGCGTAACGAGCAGGTCCGGCGTGAAGGTCGGGAAATTCGCCATGAGCTGGGCATGCGCGTCGAACGGGGGGCCGAAGCGTGCAACCAAGGCGTCGTCCGGTTCGAGCCGTGTCGTATCGGGAATCGCGATGCCGAAACGTTCCGGGATCACGTTGTAACATTCGATGCGATGTTCGCGGATCATGTAACTGATGAAACGCGCCACTTGGTGCCACCATTGCAGCGTCGCGATCATCTCTCCGTGATTGGCGCGGGCTTCGCAGGTCGTGTGGCCGGCGGCTTGCCACGCCGCTTCGTCTTCGCGCAGATGATAGCCGGTCGCGTGGGAGCCGCGCGTGTCGGGGTCGTACGCCAGGTCTTGGCCGACTAAGTAAATGGGACGGCAGCCGAGATACTGCAGCACGAAGAGGCCTAAGTGCGAGACGCTCGACATCGCGCGGCCGTGCGTGGCGATGCCGGGAAAGAGCCAGGGGAGAAAGTGATGTTCGCGGGCCAAGAGGACCTGCGGGCCTTGATAGAGTTGATACGTTTCGGGATGGACGACGGGCGTGCTGACGAGGACGGTCTTGCGTGTGTCGAGGTCACGGAAGTGGTCGGTCGTGAGGTATTGGCGTTCCTGGCATCCGGTGAAATGCGGTGTGATGCCGTGCTGCAGCAGGATGCGCAGTGCCGAGTCGACGGCGAAACAGACAGCGCGATCCGCGACGCGTTGCAACGCGGGCAAGGTCTGCGTGAGCGAGGGGCCGGTGGAGACCAAGATGCCGGGACGTCCGGTAAAGCGGTCTTTGAGCGTGTGCAGCAGCGGCGTGCGCAGGATGCGATCGAGGTTGTGCAGGACATTGCTGAATCCGACCGGGGCGTCGACTTCAACGGCGTGCGATTCGCGAAAGAGTTCCTCGGTGACGTGTCCCCACGCACGGCGCACGGCCGGGGCGTACGCGGGCACGGTGCCGAGGTCGACGATCGTGTGGGCGCGTAGATACGCGGCGAGTTCCGGGTGTTGGAACATATCATAGAACGTGGCTTCGAGGGCGTGTGTAGCGATGCCAATGCACCACCAAATGTGTGGATGCTGTAAGAGCGCTTGCCAGTCATGCGTCGTGAGCGCGGCGTGGAACGTCGCAAGGTCCGGTTCGACGACGATCAGGAAACGGTTTCGGGGATGTCGTGCGGTTGCGTATTGCGCGAGCGCCGCACCGGAGCCGAGACCGCACCAGACCAAGAGTTGGGGATTGGCGAGCGCGCGAATTTCCTGCAACAGTGCGTCGCTGCAGGCATCGGTTGCGGCGGCCGTCGGTGAGGGCGCAGGCGCACGCAGTTGCCGGAGTGTCGTGGCGAGAGCTGGATTGCGTGCCGCCAATGCGCGCAAGTTGTCGGCGAGAAAAGTCATCCGGCGTCCTTCAACGTTTGGAGATCGGCGCGCAGCAACGGGAGCCACGTCATGGCTCCCTCAAACCAACGCAGGTAGCCGATCATCGTGGCGCCTTGAACATAGAGGAACCCAGCGAGTTGTGAGGCGGCGGCTCGTTCTTGCTCGAGGCACGCCGTTTCAATCGCCAGCACGCGGTGAAACGGTGGAGGCATCATGCCGACGAGTCCTTGGATGATGGCGTCGATCGCTTGAAAATAGCGCGCATGTTCCTCGCGACGTTGGGCTTCGTCGCCCGGTCGATGGAGGATGTGATACCAATCGTGGCCGATGCGTTGGTGTGCGTGGACCGTTTCCGTGAGGCACTGATCGAATGTGGCAATCAGTTGCTCGATCTGGGGCTGCGGTGGTGGAATGTTGGCCGGTAGTGGGAGATACGGTACCAGTGACGAGGGCGGTGTCGCGGTCGAGTGTTGTTCCGTCGTTTGTGCGGCCGCGCCGGTTGGCGGATGGAGTGCTCGGGCGATTGCGGCGGCGGCGGAATGCGCGGCTTCGACATCGATGGTGAGGAGGGCGTATTGTTCCAGGCCGCTGAGTGTCGGTTCCGCGACGGTCAGCCGTGCGCGCGGTCCGCGCAACAATTCCACCACGGACGGATGTGTCGTCGGTGTGATGACGGCGATCGATTGCGCCAGCGCGCCGCATGGTTCGATGCACTGATAATAGTCGGACAAGGTGTCGGGCGTGGTGAAACAATGCGGAGGTGTACCTGCGCGGAGGAGTCGCGGGAGTTGTCGATAATCGGCGACGAGAATGGCGGCGCGTGCCGTGGTGGCGAGGTCCGCGGTCGCGGGGGCGGCATCCGTGTCGATCGCGACGATCGGCAAACTTGCCACCGAGGATCGCAGCGCGACGAGTGGTGGCAGGGTATGAAACGCCTTCCAGGTCCGCAACACATGGCGTAATCGGAGATACGCCGTATTGCCCAACCACTTCAGTTCGCGTTGCGTCAACAATGGCGTGGAATCGGACGCGTTGGGTTGTTCGGGGTTCATGGGCATCAGCGTCAATCCGTACGTACTGATCGGGCTCTAACACATCTACGTGGAGTGGAGCAGCTGAAATCGTGCTCTGAAGCGATTGACTTCGCGCACGGCGTGCAGTTGTATCCGTCCGATGCGAGCGGCGGAACCATTGGCAATTCACGGCGGCACACCAGTGCGGACGCGGCCGATGCCGCCGCGACGGTTATTCGGCGAGGCGGAGTTGCAACAGGTCCGCGCGGTGTTTGAACATGCGTGGGCGATCGGCACTGATTTCGGATATCAAGGACCGTTCGAAGCCGCATACACGCAGGCGGTCGTGCAGTGGCAGGGCGGCGGATTTGCGGATGCGGTCAGCAGTGGAACAGCGGCGTTGTGGCTCGCGGCATTGGCATTGGAACTGCCGGCCGGCAGCGAAGTGATTTGTTCGCCGGTGACCGATCCCGGCGGGATCACGCCGCTGGTTGCATTGGGGTTGAAACCGGTGTTGGCGGATAGCGCGCCAGGCAGCTGGCGACTGGCGCCGGAATCGGTGCAGGAGCGGATCACGCCGCGGACCCGCGCACTACTGGTGACGCACGTCGGCGGGATTCCGTGCGATCTGGACGCGTTGCTGGCCGTGGCGCGGGCGCGCGATTTGCGCGTGATCGAAGACTGTGCCCAGGCACACGGTGCGCGGTGGCGCGGCCAGCAGGTCGGCACGTTCGGTGACTGCGCGACGTTTTCCACGATGTTTTCCAAGCATCATGCGACGGGCGGATGTGGCGGCTTGGTCTACACACGAGACGCGCGATTGTATGAACGGCTGCGTGCGTGGGCCGATCGCGGCAAGCCGTTTCATGCGCCAGATTTTGCGCCCAAAGATCCGACGACTTTCATGATGGCCGGGTTGAATTTTAATCAGGACGAAATTTCTTGCGCGATCGGGACGAGCACGTTGGCACGCCTGCCGGCGATCTTGGCGGCACGTCGCGCGCTCGTGGAGCGGCTTGTCGTCGGCTTGCAAGCGGCGCGCGCCATATATTTGCCGTCGCTCCCGCCGGACGCTGAACCCGCGTATTTTTTTGTCACGCTGGGAGTGCATCTGGAACGGCTCACGGTCGACAAGCCTACGTTTGCGCAGGCCGTGGCCGCGGAAGGGATTCCGCTCAACCCCGATTATCGGTATGTCGCGAGCGAATGGCCGTGGCTGCGGCCGCATCTGGCCGCTACCGCTTCCACGCCGCATGCGACGGCCTGGCGGGAACACTCATTCAATCTGCTGCTCCACGAGGGCTACACGGTGGCGGAGATCGATGATATCGTCGCGGCGTTGTTGAAAGTCGAACGGACCTGGTTGCGAAAGGAGTAAGCGCGCCGCAGCGGTAGCGGAGGCATGGCGCGCAGTAGCGATGATCGCAATGCGACCGAGGAGGGAGCGTTGCGCACTAAAGGAGACATGATGGCGGCGCATACTCCCCAAGCGTTTCAACCGATCTTGCACGAAGAATATACGCGACTTGGACCCGTCGCGATGGGGCCGATGGCGAGTTTCACTTGGCGACACGATCCGAAACATTTGCTGTTTTCGATGGCACGCTACAAATTTTGCGCGAAATTGTTGGCGGGCAAGTCGTCGGCGTTGGAAGTCGGATGCGGGGATGGGTTTTGTCTCCCGCTCATGTTGCAGAGTGTGCCAAGGATTGTCGGGATCGATATCGAGCCGGAGATTATCGCCGCGAACCAGGCCCGTGCGCAGCTGGCCGCGTGCCAGTTTCTCCGCCATGATTTAACCCACAGCCCATGTCCCGGCGGGCTGTTCGACGCGGCCTACAGTCTCGATGTGATCGAGCATGTGGCGCCGGCCGTGGAATCGCGTTTCATGCAACACCTCTGTGCCGGATTGGCACCGCACGCGGTCTGTGTGTTCGGCACGCCGAATAGCGCGGCCGATCGCCACGCCAGCGAGATCAGCCGGCTCAATCATGTGAACACGAAAGACCACGAAGGCCTGCGCGCGCTATTCGCCCCGTATTTTCACAATGTCTTCCTGTTTTCGATGAACGATGAAGTGGTGCACACCGGCTTTTATCCGATGGCGCATTACTTGTTCGTCGTCGGCGTCGGTGTGCGTTCGCAGACATAAACACAGTGATCGCAGGTCTGGCCGGACGGGGGAAGCCAGGCGGTCGGGGGTGGTGGGGTCGGGGCGCACAGCAGGCGCGCGATTTCGCGGATGTCGCGCGCACCCCAGACGCGTTCCGCGGCGGCGTGGTAGCCTGCGGCCAGGAAACAGCGCTGCGACGCGATATTGGCGAGCGCGACTTTGCCGAACAGCCGAGTGACGTCCGGTGCCATGCGCGGGCACCAGTCTTGGGTAAAGTGCGTCAGCATCTGTTTGCCGAGGCCGCGGCCGTGGAGGTCGGGATTCATATAGAGTCCGACTTGACCGCAACGACACTCCACTTCAGTAAAGCAGGTGAGCCGAATGACGCCGACCTGTTCGTTTTCGGTGGCGGCGAGCAGGATGGAGTCGTCGGGGTCTTGCAACACGCGCTCGAACCATGTGCAGTGCGTTTCCCACGCAATCTCCCGCTGGTCGAAGAAATGGCGCGTGGTGCGCGGATCGGTGCGCCAGCGATAGACGCATGCGCAATCGGCGGTGGTGGCGGAGTGAAATTGCATATTGTGCGGTCCGAGCGGTTCCGTTACGAGAGGCCATGTCTCTGGCAGAGCTGTTGGCCATTGCGAGCTATGACACACTGCGGTCCGGGTGGCTAGCGCGGTATCACGCGGCGGCGGTGCCGGCGGCCGGGCGCATCGCGGTGGTTGGCGCGGCCGGATGGATCGCGCCGTTGGTGCAGGCGGCTGCAGCGCGCGGCGTGGAAATTGGCGGCATTTTTGACGAATCGCCGGCGCGCGAGGGTGCGTCGTTAGCGGGCCACGTGATCCGGCCGTTGGCGGCCATGCAGGCGCTGGATCGCGCGACACCGATTGCGCTCGGCACGCATCATTACGGACCGTTGGCGACGCGGCTCCGCGTGCAAGGATTTCAGCATTGCCTTCCATACGCGTTGTTTCACGAGGCCGATCCGCAATGGCCGGCGCATCCGTTTTATGCCGGACTGTTGGCGGATTTGTGGGCGCACCGCGATCGCTATGCCGCGTTGGCGCAGGTCTTGGCCGATGATGCCTCGCGTGCGACACTCGACGCGGTGCTGGCCTTTCGGATGACGTTGGAACCGGAGCGGCTTGCGGGTTGTTGTCGTCCGGACGCCTATTTTGCCGAGCTCACATCCGGTGGTGAACGAGACGTGTTCATCGACGGCGGCGCGTATACCGGCGATACGTTCGCGCGCTTCGGCGCGTGGAGCGGCCATCGGTATCGTGCCGCGCTGTTGTTTGAGCCGGATCCCGACAATTTTGCGCAATTACAAGTCGCGACGCAGGGCGATGCGCGCGTGCGATGTGTCTCCAGTGCGCTCGCGGCCCGCGCGGGCGAGGCCCAATTCGTGCGAGATGCCGGGCGAACCGCGCATCTCGCCGCGCATGGCGGAACACCCGTACGGACGGTGGCGTTGGATGATTCCCCGGCCGCGGCGGATGCGACGTTGATCAAACTCAACATCGAAGGCGCGGAGTTGGAGGCGCTGCAAGGCGCAGCGGCACTGATTCGGCGGCAGCGGCCGCAGCTCGCAATCGCGGTGTATCATCGGCCCGCGCATTTGTGGCAGCTGATGGAATATCTCCAATCGCTCGGCGTGGGCTATCGTTTCTTGCTGCGGCAACACGCCGAGGCATTGGTGGAAACGGTGCTCTATGCGGCGGCGCAGTAGCAAAGCAGGCCATGCTGCCAGCATGGCCTGCTGAAAGTCGAGGGACGAAGTGTCGCTAAATCAATGAGTTGCGAGGGGTGGGGTGCTTATGGAGGATGAGAGCAGCGATGCGTTGGTGGCGTGGGAGATCGTCGACGGTGTCGCGCAGCTGCATGGCGTGATGCACACGCCGTGGCGGTTGTGGGCCGTGGCACCGCGAGAGGCGCAGGCCGCGCGGAATGTCGCTGTGGCGACGCAGTTGCCGGACGGGACGACGCCGATCTTCGTTGGTGTCGAGCATTTGCCCGCACTGGAGCGAGCGGGCTGGACGCGGCCCGCCATCGTGGTCGAAAAATCTCGCGGATACGACGCCGCGTATCGAGCGTATGCCGGTACCCCACACGTGTCGGCGGCGGTGCGCGTTGTCGTGGGGCGGGAAGGGATCGTCTCGCCGTTGCAATTTCGTGGAGCGATCACGTCATTTTGGTACGAAGAGATGGGCGGGTTGGCGATGCAGCTGCTCGAGGTCGAGCCGGCCGGCTGGCGTGACGTGGAATGCTTTCTGCTGCCGGTGCACCCGGCGGAACAAGAGTATCTGAAATATCTTGAATTGACGTTGCGACTCACGGCCGGGGCGCAACAATTCCATGCGCACTATGCCGCCACCTATGCCGCCTATCGCCGGCATCCCGCGACCGATACGGCGCTCCTGCTCTTAGTGCGCGACGATGAGCGGACGACGATCGCGCGCGATGTTGGAGCGTTTCTTGCGACCGCTACGCAGGATCAGTTCATCGTGGACTGCCCGTCGAATTTGCATCGGGCACGCTGTCTCCTGGAAGCTGCGTCGTGCGCACGCGAAGCTATTCCGCAGGTGGCGGCAGAAATGGTGGCGCGCCAAGCGGCGGCGGCCACGGCGTTGCTGCAACGACTCGACACGATCCGACCGTGTGTGGTCGCCTGTCGCAATCTGGCCCCGTTTTGGGGGATCGAGGTGTTGCTCTTCGAACGCGAACTGTTGCGGCATCTCGGGATCCCACTGCATGCCGTATTTCGCGACCTCTTGACGCATATGCACTGTTCTTTTCAAGGGGGTGGGGATTATGCCGCGCACTGCGCCCGCTATCCATCCCCGCACACGATTTTCTATGCGATCGATGCCTATCACGCGGCGCGGACTGTGCCGCCGCAGACGGAGCTCCGCTATGCGCCGTATCGCTATCTGTCGGGATGTGCATCCGTTGTCGCGCCGGCGGAGGGGCCTGACGCGATGTGTCTCGACGTGGTCGTGGCCCATTCTTCGCGCTTCGAATCGTTGGCGGTGGCGGAACTGAATGAGCTGTACGAATGCATCGCCGAGGGCGCCGGCGGGTATGCGCCGACGGCGATTCATCATGCCTTGCTGCTCACGCGGCAACGATTGTCCCATGCGGGGTTGGGGATTGCGCCGCCGTTCGGTACGGCATTACTCGCTTCGCTCGAGTGGTTCTATTACGCGCAACATCGGATTCGGATGTTAATGGCCATCTTGTCCAAGATGGAGGGTCGGCGTGTGCAAGTCTACGGTTGGTGGTGGGATCGGCTGCTTCCACCGGCCCTCTGTGGGGGGAAGGTAGACCCTGCCCAAGTCCCGCAGTTGTACCGGCGTGCCACGGTGACGCTCAGCCTCGCGCCGGCCAATACGTTGCAATTGCCGCACCCCAGTGTAGTCGAGTGTATCGCCGCCGGCGGGTTGCCGTTGGCGATGTGGCCGACGTTCGGCGATCAGCCGGCCTATGGCCATCCGTTTCTCGATGCGCAGGCGGTCCCGTATTTTCGGACCGCCGACGAGGCCGTTGCGCTGGTAACGCAGTTTTGCACGGACTGGGAGGCCCGCCAGGCGCGCATTCGCGCGGCGCAGCGCGGCTGGTTGCCGCAATTGTTGGAGGCGACGCCGAATGCCGGCGCAGCGCAGCGTTCGCTGTGTCCACCGATTCCGATCGAATCCGCGCCGGAGTATCCGCTCACCGGCGACGCGGCGCGGGACCATTTTCTATTGGAGGCCGTACTCGGCTATCTCTATTCATTCAGCGGGTATCTCCACGCCGCGCTCACGACGTGGCAGCGGATCTTGCACGACGCCCCGTGGCGTCCGATCACGTTGATCGTTCGGTCCGCCGTGACCGCCGCGGAAGCGGCCGATCCGGTCGCAACGGCCGAGTTACTGGCGTTGGCGCAACAGACGGCGCCCGAGCATCGCTTAGTGCGTGGATTGCCGGAACGGTTACGCAATGTGGCTCAGATGACCGCGACGCGATCGACCTCAGCGATCACGGATGACGTGACGTCAGCGAAGTAAGCGGCGTCGTCGTGGCGATTCAGCAGCCGACAGACGGCAATAAACGTG is a window from the Deltaproteobacteria bacterium genome containing:
- a CDS encoding class I SAM-dependent methyltransferase; this translates as MARSSDDRNATEEGALRTKGDMMAAHTPQAFQPILHEEYTRLGPVAMGPMASFTWRHDPKHLLFSMARYKFCAKLLAGKSSALEVGCGDGFCLPLMLQSVPRIVGIDIEPEIIAANQARAQLAACQFLRHDLTHSPCPGGLFDAAYSLDVIEHVAPAVESRFMQHLCAGLAPHAVCVFGTPNSAADRHASEISRLNHVNTKDHEGLRALFAPYFHNVFLFSMNDEVVHTGFYPMAHYLFVVGVGVRSQT
- a CDS encoding DegT/DnrJ/EryC1/StrS family aminotransferase, producing MRAAEPLAIHGGTPVRTRPMPPRRLFGEAELQQVRAVFEHAWAIGTDFGYQGPFEAAYTQAVVQWQGGGFADAVSSGTAALWLAALALELPAGSEVICSPVTDPGGITPLVALGLKPVLADSAPGSWRLAPESVQERITPRTRALLVTHVGGIPCDLDALLAVARARDLRVIEDCAQAHGARWRGQQVGTFGDCATFSTMFSKHHATGGCGGLVYTRDARLYERLRAWADRGKPFHAPDFAPKDPTTFMMAGLNFNQDEISCAIGTSTLARLPAILAARRALVERLVVGLQAARAIYLPSLPPDAEPAYFFVTLGVHLERLTVDKPTFAQAVAAEGIPLNPDYRYVASEWPWLRPHLAATASTPHATAWREHSFNLLLHEGYTVAEIDDIVAALLKVERTWLRKE
- a CDS encoding DUF115 domain-containing protein, producing MTFLADNLRALAARNPALATTLRQLRAPAPSPTAAATDACSDALLQEIRALANPQLLVWCGLGSGAALAQYATARHPRNRFLIVVEPDLATFHAALTTHDWQALLQHPHIWWCIGIATHALEATFYDMFQHPELAAYLRAHTIVDLGTVPAYAPAVRRAWGHVTEELFRESHAVEVDAPVGFSNVLHNLDRILRTPLLHTLKDRFTGRPGILVSTGPSLTQTLPALQRVADRAVCFAVDSALRILLQHGITPHFTGCQERQYLTTDHFRDLDTRKTVLVSTPVVHPETYQLYQGPQVLLAREHHFLPWLFPGIATHGRAMSSVSHLGLFVLQYLGCRPIYLVGQDLAYDPDTRGSHATGYHLREDEAAWQAAGHTTCEARANHGEMIATLQWWHQVARFISYMIREHRIECYNVIPERFGIAIPDTTRLEPDDALVARFGPPFDAHAQLMANFPTFTPDLLVTRRQTAIATLHATRDWLHACCATNWQLMSDLFAWFVARPPTLSRGNTTEAYQRFFRQLERQTAALMQHPYYATVLAPLVQARHLELGQTSVALLDRDDDRPETREAKLAIPLSWFSEIVVRAQGALHQIDQILSQSV
- a CDS encoding FkbM family methyltransferase, which produces MSLAELLAIASYDTLRSGWLARYHAAAVPAAGRIAVVGAAGWIAPLVQAAAARGVEIGGIFDESPAREGASLAGHVIRPLAAMQALDRATPIALGTHHYGPLATRLRVQGFQHCLPYALFHEADPQWPAHPFYAGLLADLWAHRDRYAALAQVLADDASRATLDAVLAFRMTLEPERLAGCCRPDAYFAELTSGGERDVFIDGGAYTGDTFARFGAWSGHRYRAALLFEPDPDNFAQLQVATQGDARVRCVSSALAARAGEAQFVRDAGRTAHLAAHGGTPVRTVALDDSPAAADATLIKLNIEGAELEALQGAAALIRRQRPQLAIAVYHRPAHLWQLMEYLQSLGVGYRFLLRQHAEALVETVLYAAAQ
- a CDS encoding DegT/DnrJ/EryC1/StrS family aminotransferase; this encodes MLHRYYRTLPWTAYLRHGWQSRTNAVMTAFHARWGAATPLFCTSSGRAALALTLATAGIGGADEVLVPQYLSHCVHEVLERYGRPAFGPSPRTRAVLVFHQWGFPQDFDALAAAFPADVRPLWIEDCAHVLEGAWNGVSVGDFGDVAFYSLPKLFSVSYAGVLRINRAWLHAPIARAWEEAPTLSGWRARWADWCYVRLYAATPALQHSAVSTASTLYRVLEAFPRGTAIRGAMPTTPAALEAFLRAQRNRFRVCLDRFGSQGVLRSGDDLDRLTPLVYPFFCEDSARRAALVAQCAEYGLRVDTYHFDVRRNLLAPDFRPCVPIPLHAGIPESVFQRVVRALPAPCPV
- a CDS encoding GNAT family N-acetyltransferase, which encodes MQFHSATTADCACVYRWRTDPRTTRHFFDQREIAWETHCTWFERVLQDPDDSILLAATENEQVGVIRLTCFTEVECRCGQVGLYMNPDLHGRGLGKQMLTHFTQDWCPRMAPDVTRLFGKVALANIASQRCFLAAGYHAAAERVWGARDIREIARLLCAPTPPPPTAWLPPSGQTCDHCVYVCERTPTPTTNK